The Streptococcus oralis DNA window TGCTCTTTATTGTCTCTTTTGTGTTACTTTTACGTTTGTTTAAGAGTAGGCGCTCACGAATGATTATAGGAGTCTTGTATAGTTTGCTACTAGTTTGGTTTGTCTTTTCCGTTTTGAACTATGGCAAATACACTCTTCAACCAGGTCAATCCGTCAACTTAAGAGTAAATCCCAGAACACAAGATTTGGAATACTATTCAATCTTCATCTTGAAGAAAAATGATTCAAGTAAAATTAAACTAACTGGCTCTGGTGTTTGGAGTGAGAGAAATGGTGATGTATATTATGGAGTAGAGGAACAAAAAATTATAAAAAGCCATGGTTTGGACGAGGAGGATGAAGAACTTCCAAACAAGCAAGCAGATATTTATTTAGAAAAAGATGGAGTTGTTGTGAGTTACCAAGGTGAAAAAGTATTTGATGCCACCAATAACAAACCCTACACGATAACTATTACCAATGTAGACACCCAGCCAGCCCAATTTGAGGCTCAGGTGGTGGATAAATAAGCCAGTCTAGTAGTGTGCAAGCTTTTAAATTTTCTTTCTTTAAAAGGGAGATATTATTTTAAGTAAGCAAAAAAGCCCTGAAACCAGAGCCTTTCCTATTAAGAATCTCTTTTAACGAAAAATGGGAAGCATGTTTAGAATCCGATCTACAAAAAAAGAGGACATTTACGGTCCTCTTTTTGACTACTATAATGAAAAGGTCAATTAACGTTTAGCCTTATTTTTCATCTTTGTGAAGCATGTTTTTCACACCTTCAATAGCGCCTTCGACAGCGTCTTTAGCATCTTCAGCAACTTCTTTTACTTTAGAAACAACTTTTTCAGCTGTTCCTTCTTTTTCCATTTTTTCATCGCCGATCATTTTGCCGACACCTTCTTTAATGGAACCTTTTGCTTGATTTAATTTTTCTTCTGTTGACATGATTCTGCCTCCTTTAAATTGATTGATTTTGACAAGATAAATTAGTGTACGCGAGCATTTTCCTTTGTTTCGCCTTTAACGGCTTCAACACCTTCGCCTACTTTTTCTTGAACAGCAGCAACACCTGAACCGATACCAGATTTCACTTTTTCAAATTGTTCTGAAGCAAATTCTCCTGTTGAAGAAGCCACGTCAGTTACTCGGTCTTGGAGGCTAACTGAATCTGCTTCATGCTGTTCCTTCGTTTTGATATCAACAACATTCACATTGACTTCAACAACTTCTAGATCCGTCATTTTTGTAACTTGTGATACGACAACATCTTTGATTTCTTTGTACAAAGCAGGGACATTCTTTTGGTACTCAACAACAATGTTCAAGTCAACTGCAACTTGCTCTTTCCCAACTTCAACATTGACACCATGAGTGACATTATCAGTATTGATAATTTTTTCTGTTAGATTAGAGAAGAATCCTCCATCAACATCCAAAAGTCCAGGTACTTTTTCAAGTGAAAGACCAATGATTTTTTGGATTACTTTGTCTTCATAAGTGAGTTCCCCTTTAACATTTTGAGAAACAACAGCAACATCTTTTTTTTCTACATTTTTTTCTACATTTTTATCTACGTTTGACATACGAGACTCCTTTATTTATTTAAATATTTTTCCTTAACATAGTATCCTGCAAATGCTCCTAGGGCTCCACAAATTAGTACAAATAGTGTTTTGAAAAAGCCAAAGGATAAGATAAAGCAAGCGAGAATGACACCTACTAGACCTGCAATAATTGGATACTGATATTTTTTAAACCATTCCATTTTTTACTTCCTTACTTTACACGACTAACAGTCTTTTTGGTCGTTTTTGGAGGTTCAAATTCTTTCACTTTAACTTCAAGTTTTACCTCACGTTCAATACCAAAGAACTGCTTTAATCCATGAGTTATTTCATTCTGAATGACAAGACATCGTTTTGAGATGTTGTCCGAAGGAAGAATTTTGCCCTCAACATAAACGAAACATTTATTTTTGCGGCTATTTACATGGACTGTTGGTTCTTTGATCAACTGATGATCAATGACCAAACATCGAACAAAGCCTTCGATAGCTGAATTTTTTAGTTTTAATGTATCTTCTTGAGTCTCTAATTGAATCTCTAAATACTGTTTAGGATAGAAGAGTATTACTAACATTGAAATTAACACTAAAACAGATAGGACAAGTGTCCCCCAAAAGACATATCTAGCAATCAGAAATTCAGCGTAGAGTTCTCTCCAACTGAATAAGTGGATATCTAAATCACTGACCTGATGATAATCTATGAGAATAGGAAGGAAAATAGCCAAGATTAAAATACAGAAAATAAGTAGCAATATTTTCTTTGATTTTGACATATTAAATCCTTTCAAATGAAAAGCTTTAAACCATAATTTTACCCGTCTAAAGAATTCAAAATTATGGCTTATCACTTTTAATGTT harbors:
- a CDS encoding CsbD family protein, translating into MSTEEKLNQAKGSIKEGVGKMIGDEKMEKEGTAEKVVSKVKEVAEDAKDAVEGAIEGVKNMLHKDEK
- a CDS encoding Asp23/Gls24 family envelope stress response protein, yielding MSNVDKNVEKNVEKKDVAVVSQNVKGELTYEDKVIQKIIGLSLEKVPGLLDVDGGFFSNLTEKIINTDNVTHGVNVEVGKEQVAVDLNIVVEYQKNVPALYKEIKDVVVSQVTKMTDLEVVEVNVNVVDIKTKEQHEADSVSLQDRVTDVASSTGEFASEQFEKVKSGIGSGVAAVQEKVGEGVEAVKGETKENARVH
- a CDS encoding DUF2273 domain-containing protein — encoded protein: MEWFKKYQYPIIAGLVGVILACFILSFGFFKTLFVLICGALGAFAGYYVKEKYLNK
- the amaP gene encoding alkaline shock response membrane anchor protein AmaP, which gives rise to MSKSKKILLLIFCILILAIFLPILIDYHQVSDLDIHLFSWRELYAEFLIARYVFWGTLVLSVLVLISMLVILFYPKQYLEIQLETQEDTLKLKNSAIEGFVRCLVIDHQLIKEPTVHVNSRKNKCFVYVEGKILPSDNISKRCLVIQNEITHGLKQFFGIEREVKLEVKVKEFEPPKTTKKTVSRVK